From Campylobacter lari, one genomic window encodes:
- a CDS encoding zonular occludens toxin domain-containing protein, protein MAITYIVGNPGSGKTYFAVNKLYEYFVEPTLKNKKILGFEIKRKIKTFDYLYCYTNINGLKFDISNKLLKFDFDVFYLYLSELYNLYSNSANDDEINIKANELKLFKSMFIIDEIHNVFKNKDDKILIWWLTYHRHIHQEIILITQDLSLVSNEYKRVAEFFYKALDSGKRISKNSFRYAQFSSYKMYGKDLVFRFSLKANQEVFNLYQSGKSSSNKSFFTKIFIFAFISFFLLILFFYIFLNYFNTNSNDIPKINSDENNLTFNFDNNSSFPLFKTSNYLNDFSDNVKDFNSTFVYKVNCIQLECNIVDKDDNSFFSIPRDYFDEILNFYNPVFIHKTKIFKGYSYFLVFKIEVFDNLKKGVKKNDKSNEKTTSFNSFKF, encoded by the coding sequence ATGGCTATTACTTATATTGTTGGCAATCCTGGAAGTGGTAAAACTTATTTTGCGGTAAATAAGCTATATGAATATTTTGTTGAGCCTACTTTAAAGAATAAAAAAATATTAGGTTTTGAAATTAAAAGAAAAATTAAGACTTTTGATTATCTTTATTGCTATACTAATATAAATGGCTTAAAATTTGATATTAGCAATAAGCTTTTAAAGTTTGATTTTGATGTTTTTTATTTGTATCTATCAGAACTTTATAATTTATATTCTAATAGTGCTAATGATGATGAAATAAATATTAAAGCCAATGAATTGAAATTATTTAAATCAATGTTTATTATTGATGAGATACACAATGTTTTTAAAAATAAAGATGATAAAATTTTAATTTGGTGGTTAACATATCATCGTCATATACATCAAGAAATTATTTTAATCACTCAAGATTTAAGTTTAGTTTCTAATGAATATAAAAGAGTTGCTGAGTTTTTTTATAAAGCTTTAGATAGTGGTAAAAGAATAAGTAAAAATTCTTTTAGATACGCTCAATTTTCATCTTATAAAATGTATGGCAAAGATTTAGTTTTTAGATTTTCTTTAAAAGCTAATCAAGAAGTTTTTAATCTTTATCAGTCTGGGAAATCTAGCTCTAATAAATCTTTTTTTACTAAAATTTTTATTTTTGCTTTTATTTCTTTTTTTCTTTTAATTTTATTTTTCTATATTTTTTTAAATTATTTTAATACTAATTCAAATGATATACCTAAAATTAATTCTGATGAAAATAACTTAACTTTTAACTTTGATAATAATTCTTCATTTCCTTTATTTAAAACAAGTAATTATTTAAATGATTTTTCTGATAATGTTAAAGATTTTAATTCTACTTTTGTTTATAAGGTTAATTGTATTCAACTTGAATGTAATATTGTTGATAAGGATGATAATTCTTTTTTTAGTATTCCTAGAGATTATTTTGATGAAATTCTTAATTTTTACAATCCTGTTTTTATTCATAAAACAAAAATTTTTAAGGGATATTCTTATTTTTTAGTCTTTAAAATTGAAGTTTTTGATAATCTTAAGAAAGGTGTTAAAAAAAATGATAAATCTAATGAAAAAACAACTAGTTTTAATTCTTTTAAGTTTTAG